The Dreissena polymorpha isolate Duluth1 chromosome 2, UMN_Dpol_1.0, whole genome shotgun sequence nucleotide sequence CGTCTTCAAGTTCATCAGTTGGCAGAAATCTTCCCATTGTAGTTGCAGATCCTCTGGCTCTATGTTGAAGTGGCTGGCAATATCCTCCATCTCATTCAGTCCGTACATGGCGGGAATGTTCTCCTCAAGGGATAGGTCCAGGATTGCTAAATTCTCGATGATATCGCTGTCTTCAAAACGGTTCTTGATGTTCTCTGTCAGCATGTCTAGGAAAGGCGTCTTGATGGTTGTCTTGAAGTCATTGTCGTCATCGCTGGTGATGTGGAGTCCTATCTTCTCTGTGATGGTCTTCTCTTTATTCTGCCATGGACCCATCTTCTCCTTGCTGTCTTGAAGCAGGCGAAGTGACTTCTCCATTTGCATCTTAACTTGGCCCAGGTTAACTTTCTCTCCTTGGAAAAATTTTGACAGAGTCGAAACTATCGGCAGCGTGTCGGCCAGGAAGAGCAGACATCGTAGCGTTTGTGTTTTCTTCAGTTCCTTGAGGATCCCATTACCTACAGGGTCATCTTTGATGGTCTTTTTTTCTAAGTCAACCACGATCGACTGGTACGACTTCACGATGGATGTAACTGCCGCCTCGTGACTCAGCCATCTATGATGTTTCGCTTGTTTGATGGCCAGTGGCGCCTCTTTAAATGCCGTTTGTACCTCTTTCAGGCTTGCAGTGTTGGGACAGCtgtatttgtaatatttgtaGATGTTCTCCAGAAGGTTGTCCGTTTTCTTCATGGCGGGTATCTTTGCGTATGTGTCACGGCATGCCAGTGCCAGGCGGTGGTCTCGGCAGTGATAAGTTATCATCGAGCTGTTCACTTCTTTCAACTTTGCCCCCACGCCGTTTCGTTTCCCTGTAAACACAGCAGCCCCATCTGATCCAAACGAAGACATGTCCTTGGTGTGTAGTCCAAGTTCTTCCACCGACGACAGCAGAGTTGTCGTAATCGTCTCTGCATTGGCCACAGGAAGTTCCTTGTCAAAAAGGAACGCTGTCTTGATGTCCCCGCTCTGTGCAATATACCGTGAACAAACGGCAAGGTGCTTGATGGATCTGTTATCGGCGACCTCGTCACACATCAGTGAGTAGGTTGGACTAGATTTGATTTCTCCAGTGACTTGTTCTTCGACGTGTTTGTTGATCGTGCATAGAAGTTCATTTATGATGTCCCAGCTGGAGTATGTGGCATTCTTGGACTTTCTGAACTGCGAAAGTGTAGTGGACCCTGTCACGATACATAGGTCCATGACATTCTTCAGGAGATCGAGTGGcaaattgtttgaaattaaaaaatacaagcaTCGAAGCGCATCGATGATAGCTTCTGTCGCAACGGATGTCATCTTTTCGCTAGCCTCTTGAATCGTTAAATTCAGCTCTATGCCAATCGCTTCCTTGTGCTGGTCGCTGTCCTGGTGGTCCTTGAGCTTGTCATCACGAAGAAGGCGATATCCATCTTCCGACCAAGTCTTCTTCCCATTCTTGCCATGGATGCGATGGCGCTTGCACAATGCGCAGAGCACTACGTCGACTGTGCCTTCATTCTGATCAGCACATGTGATGAAGATGGCCCACGGGTATTTCGTCTTCCATGTGTCTTTCATCCCAAGGCGATGCCCGGACTTAGATGGGGTTGACACTGCCGCTGATGTTGCCGTTGTCGGCGGTGATGAGGTTTTAGCCGCCCCCGATGTTGCCGCTGCAATCGATGAAGACGATATCGCCTCCGATGTTACCGCTGTCGGCGGTGATGAGATTTTAGCCGCCCCCGATGTTGCCGCTGCCACCGATGAAGACGATATCGCCTCCGATGATGTCGCTGTCGGCGGTGATGAGGTTTTAGCCGCCCCCGAGGTCTTGAAAAGATTAGTAATCTTTTGGTTGGTCTTGGCGATTTTCAGCTTTTCCCTTTCCATTTCCTCTGCTTTCCGCTTTGAAGAAGGCATGTTGTACGTGAATGacaatttattaaattctttCTATGTTTTGACAATTTCTTTTCTTGAAATATTCTTTCTAATGTTTGACGAATATGTCGTCAATTCTTGACAATTTGATTGTTGACAAGCCGTAGATTTTGAAAATTCAATATTGTAATAATTTTCTAGACAGCGTTTTTGGACTATTCGATTTGGGTATAACTCTTGTCTAAAAAgcaacaaaatatatatgttttttagaagTGTTGTGGCGACTGCTGTCTGTGACATTTCAAATTGGCATGCGAGAATTTGCATCACAAGGAGCTTCACACCTTAATACATGGGCCACATGACTTCGCACAGTCAAACTTAAAATTATAGTTTCGAAACGACTGCCAATTAAGTGCCAATTACGTGTCAATTAAGATGTGTTTGTGTAGGACCCTGATTACGGTTTGTTTCTTTTGTATGAACCATGTATCTATAATATAATAATTCACAGACAATGATTGCACATACGAATGATGTTATGACTACAGTATGAAtagtttttacaatataaataaatctttGTTCATTCCATTCTCTTTTGCGAAGACACTTTTATTCAACggcattatttaaatattttttacaaacggttacaataaattaaaagcaaaataaaaaacgGCCAATTATAATAATCTCAAATGGGATTAAAAGCACATGTGCGtgcattaatattaaaaaaatgtgacGTTATCAAATTGCTTTCAACAAGCCTAAATGACCAATGTTAGTCATTATTTAAATTGGCCTTGTGCATTAAGACAAAATCTTGACAGCGACGTGTGCATCCTAAATACACAGCAGATTTGCTATATAGCGACATGTAATATCGGGAAGTCGAATATATTCTTTGCACCCGTAAATTAATTCAGTTCAATCAGGTTTTTCGCGCCTTCACGGTGTCTAGTTTACACAAAGTGCAATTAACAAATAATACGACCGGCTTACAGCGCGTGCCATCCATGGCAACGTTATTTCCCTGCGGCAATAACTCTCTAAATACACACAGGTGTCTATCATAGGTGTCAACAGCGACGGAAATATCGATACTGGCTATTTATGCCTAGCAGATAATGTGTACCCCGCTGTGAGATTGTGCAATTTACAACAGTCGAGTGACCGGATTTTGGAAACTTATGATAGAAGGTAATTCGCCAAAAGGGCATTTGATGggaaaatagaggggcgctttttaatgggtcaaattttagaggggcgcggcgcccctctatttattgctagctggagcactgactgTGACAATGAATTGTTTCACATTATTGTTATGTCACCTACCAtaatactgggggacatattatttttgccctgtctgttggtttgttgctttgtttgctccaactttaacattttgccatgacttttgcaatattgaagatagcaacttcatatttggcatgcatgtgtatctcatggagctgcacatattgagtggtgaaaggtcaaggtcatccttcaaggtcaaatatatgggtaaaaattgcTCATTTAGTGTACACTTTTGTAATATCAgtgccctcacactactttgggggaagcgGTCTGCAGCCCTTATAAGGGGGAATTTTTTGTTAATGGGGggatttttataacaaaaaacaataacTGTGTTTTACTGTTATAAACatgtgactgtctataggacagaaaggcggacttttactcaatctatataacagtaatcttattCAAAAGTCCACCATTATGTCCTTTTTGTTCCTTAAACAAGCTAGTGCTGTGTCCATTTGCATGCAAAGTTTGTCTTAAACTTGTtttaatacactgtaactccaatatctCGCgattgaaggggtccaaagatcgcaaCCGTGATATATCCAGCGCTCCATACaaattgtcaggttattcatgcatgtttatgtatgcattagcatagttTGGAAATCTCAAAACAtgctatttacctaccttattgaagtatgtgttatatccatatgttattaattggtataaaacaaaattattattccatgtaagtatttttaaatgcgttaacggtttaatttaattaattttgtaatcCGAAAGCAATTGTCacgttttattgttcaagaaagcatgcacaaattagacccatgtacaaaatgacgtcatttatcctcatggaaagcatgggctttaatagtagtgcattttgacaaactgagggatctttacctctaaattaaaagcaagtagtttacactgtatctaatgCGCACCCCTTGTTGTGATAGGTCAATaatgacttgtgacatttacagttgtAATTGTATAAACCTcagggggtttttttactaagaaagtgacgccgatattcggcgtcttcccctaccagaatttttcccctcaaaatgcaatttccccaccaaaaatatcatttttcaccaaaatataatattattttcgtATAGCCTTCAGCTTCACATGTATAAATTAGCATATCGTTCTAGCGACTCGCTCTTTACAGAACCGGTTTAACCgattgaaaatcatttaattgagCGAACCCTATGACGTCAACAACCACATTTCTCATAATCGTTTTAGCGCTCGAAGCGACAACATCGTGCACGTTAATTCTATTCTTCTTTTGGACCACGTGTTCGGTTGGTAAGTCTTACTtggtgatttttattttatattgagtgCGCTTAAGGACGCTGTCCAGAGCTTTGGTTTTGGGAATTGAAATGACCAGCACTCGTGGGGACGATGTCCTCAGACTATCCGACTCGTCGGATACTGAATTTTCTGGTTTCGACATTGTCGACACGCCATACGTTGCTCAAACAATTGATGTTTGTACAGACGATGTCTGTACCGAAAAACGACATAAAAGTCCGGTGAAAGGGAAAAAGATTGTAAAATCCTCTAAAAAATCCAAACCTGAAAGTAAAAAGAAACCTAAACCGGATTCGCAAAAGCCTTCATGTTcgaaaagtaaaaaacaaactaTGGACTTAAATAATTTGTCTTCTGAAGACCTTTTGGTATTGAAACAAAAGCTTGGTTTAGTTGCCGAGCAATCTGACAGAAGACCATTTTATGACAGACCCAATATTCAAGTCTCAATTGATAGAGATGACATTTCGGACAATGAACATATTTCGGATAATGAACACATTTCGGACAATGAACATGGCTCTAGTGTGGCAAGGAAAATTTGTAATGAACTTTTTTCCAATAGTGATTCTGACGAGGAATGGTCGCCTCCCAAAACCAAAGCAATGGAGAAGGGTCAACATATTGCTGATTCCCTTGCTAATATGATTAATTTAGCTTGTAGTACACCTTGTGACATTGAGGGAattgtttctaaatataaaattCCTGGGAACCTTGACAAAGCCTGCCCTCCTATTGTTAATGCCGAGGTGTGGCGTATAATGGATAGAAAAGGCCATGCCTCAGATAAGGGGCTGCAAGATGTGCAGGCAATTTTGACTGCTGCTATGGTTCCCATTATCAAGCTGGCAGAAACAGTTAAAAAGTCAAATGTTAAAGTTCAATGCAAGGAATATATTGCAGATGCCCTTACTCTAATGGGTCAAGTGCAATACAATATTTCTGTTAAACGCAGATATGGTATTAGGCCACACCTGAATAAAAAGTATGCATCACTATGCAATGTTAGTATGCCAATCACTACCAAGTTGTTTGGAGATGATGTTACAAAAGACCTGAAAGCCTGTGACTCAATGTTTAATATAGGATCAGGAAAACCATGGTGGAAGTCAAAGACTCTACGTCCAACTCACAGGCCATACAGAGGCAGTTCCAATTATTCAAATTATGGTGGCGCTGGTGTAGGCCGTTTCCAACCATACCCACAGAGAGGCGGGCGACCTTTTCGAAGGGGTCTCTCAGGTGGCAGTTTTCGAGGACGAGGTGGATACGGCCAATCCCCAAGTGGAAAATAGATCGATGGTAGGTAAGACACAGTTCTTTATTGATTCATGGAGAAGATTAACCTCAGATAAATGGGTTTTAGATACTGTCAGTGGTTACAGGATTGTTTTTGATAAACAACCTATTCAAAAAAGAGTGCCTTTGGAAATTCCCTTTATAAGTGAACAGGGTAAGATTGTGGAGGAAGAAATTAAGACCTTGATAGACATAGGTGCCATTGTTGAAACTATACACGAACCAAACGAGTTTATTTCAACACTGTTTATTGTTCCAAAACCGAACGGGAAATATCGACCTGTTAtaaatttaaagtttttaaatgagtttgttcaatacaatcattttaaacaagaaaccttTAAGGTGGTTCTTGATTTATTGCAAAAAGATGATTTTTTGACTTCTGTTGATATGGAGCAAGCTTATTTTCATATACCAATACATGCGGAAAGTCAAaagtttttgaaattttattggaatggccatttatataaatttgtgtgtttgtgttttggtTTAGCATCGGCACCATATGTGTTTACTAAAGTGTTGAAACCAGTCTTTTCATATTTTCGTCAGATTGGGATACGCTGTTCGTACTATATTGATGACTCTTTAACAATGAATAAAGACAAAGAGACTTGCAAAAACAATACTGATACAGTTGTCCATATTCTTACATCACTGGGATTTTCTATCAATGACAAGAAATCTGTTTTAGTTCCCACACAAAGAATAGTGTTTTTTGGGTTTGTAATTGACACTGTACTTTTCAGAGTATTTTTAACAGAAGAAAAGTTGGAGAAAATACGTAAACAAGCTGAAaagttgttaaaaacaaaattagtTGTTGTAAGACATTTAGCGTCTTTTATTGGGTTGTTagttaatgcatttaatgcaGTGTTAGAAGCGCCTTTACATTATAGATCTTTAGAAAGAGACAAGCTTACTGGCTTGTGTTCAGACTCAAACTTTGACAATAGTATTCAGTTGTCAATATCATCCAGAAATGACATTATCTGGTGGCTTAACAATGTGCGAGACAAAAATGGtaaaagcataaaaccaaaactCATTTCTTGTCATTGCAAGACTGATGCTTCTCTTCAAGGATGGGGTGGTGTGAATacccaaaataataaatatgctaATGGCAGATGGACGACAAATGAAATGCAATTATCCATAAATATTTTGGAACTGATGGCAATTTTTAATGTCTTGCAATCCCTTTATTCAGACTATTGTAATGAACATATTGAAATCCAATCAGATAATGTAACCGCCATCAAGTATATTAATGATATGGGTGGAATGACATGCAGTGTTATGGACTCTATAGCCAGGGATGTATGGTATTGGTGTATTAAAAGGGACATATTTATTACAGCCGTTCACATACCAGGTGTCAAAAATGTTGAAGCTGATTTTTATTCCAGAAATTTTTCTGATTCATCAGAATGGATGTTAAAGAAACAGGTTTTTGAAAGAATTTGCTGTCAGTTTTTTACACCGTTGATTGATCTATTTGCATCAAGGTTAAACAAGCAAACCGAGCTATTTGTGTCATGGTTTCAAGAGCCAGGTGCAATATTTGCTAATGCTTTTCATATGTCATGGCATGATACTAAACCATATATTTTTCCACCGTTTTCATTAGTAGGGAAGGTAATCTGCAAAATTAAAGAAGATGCTGTGGACAGAGCAATTGTTATATTTCCTTTATGGCGGACACAACCTTGGTTTCCTTGTTTAATGGAAATTATTTCTGATTTTCCGGTCAGACTTCCAAGACATCGAGACATCCTGACATTACCACACAATGGACAAGTTCACCCGTTGTCAAAGAGACTCGACTTGGTCGCGGCAGTTGTATCGGGGAGGCCCTCCGTTGTAGAGGACTTTCATCAGAGACTACAACCATCATCTTGGCTGCCTGGAGAAGAGGAACTCTCAAACAGTATGATTCTGCATGGCGGAAGTGGATGTCTTGGTGTATGTGCAGGGAAACTTCTCCCTTTAACTCATCTGAAGTAACTGTACTTCAATACTTGGAGCATTTAAGGTCTATTAACAAGTCATACTCTGTGTTGAACACTCATAAATCAATGTTAATGCAAACATTACCCTTTTTTGGAAATAAGTGGTGTAAAGACTGTTTTTTAATTCAGAAATTTATGAAGGGAGTTTTTCATTCTCGTCCTCCAGTACCTAGATACCAGTTTGTGTGGGATGTTACTCTTGTATtgaattttttaaagtctttGAATCCATTGtgtaatttatcattaaaaatgttaacatttaaagtgGTTGCACTTTTGGCATTAGGAAATGCACCTAGAGCTCAAACTTTGATTTCTATGGATTTGTCTTGTATGAAAAAAGAAGGGGCTGTGCTTATTTGTGTGTTGCCTAATTTATTGAAAACTACCAAGTTAGGTAGACCTTATGTTATGAAGATTGAACATTTTAAGGATGAAAAATTATGCATTTTGcattctttgttgttttatattagaGTTACGAAACCACTTAGGAAATCTTCAAAATTGTTCATTTCTTATGTGACTTATAAAGCAGTTACATCAAGTACTATTGCTAGATGGCTAAAGAGTGTGTTGGACCTTTCAGGTATAAACACTGATTATTTTAAAGCACATTCATTTCGAAGTGCCTCTACATCAGCTGCATATGCAAAAGGTTGTAGACTTAAAGACATCTTAAGTACAGCTGATTGGACATCAGATAAGAATTTTAAAAAGTTCTATTTGAGGGAGTCTGTTGATTCAAAAAGTTTTGTAAACAGCGTGTTTTCAAAGTaacgtttaattaaatattaggACGGGATTTTTCTCTGTTTATGAATACTTCATCATTATGACATTGTTACAGTAATGTCAATAATTGTGGTTGTTAGGCTACATATGTTCAttttcttattgaatttgttgatatttacatgtaTCCTACAAATTTGATATTCAATGAAATTtgggaaaataaatgtatttttcttgcatatgGTATTGCTCAGTGTTGGTTTTGATTTGTTCTTTTTTAAACTGAGTATATGTTCTAATTGTTATTTATGCAGGCGTTTTTTGTCTTTAAAGATGCTAATTTATACATGTGAAGCTGAAGGCTATACGAAAATAAtgtcccctcatccaagctttagtgagggatgaaggggcattattggagtatagccggaggctgagcatgtataaacCCAACCcttttacatattttatgaagATTGTTTTTTAATCCCATATGTATTGGATTCCCTCCCATGATACGGGTATTCACAAAAAACGCCTAGCTTTAAACTTATGAGAAATGTGGTTGTTGACGTCATAGGGTTCGctcaattaaatgattttcaatcGGTTAAACCGGTTCTGTAAAGAGCGAGTCGCTAGAACGATATGCTAAtttatacatgctcagcctccggctatactccaataatgccccttcatccctcactaaagcttggatgaggggacattttccctcaaagaaatgtttatttttccttttggcattcgacaattatccaatttgcaccaagtacaacgatctcgctctctctctctccagacgaacacaaaaaacctgggaatcccagttattctaaatatagctcttaaattacgtcatgtaaactgggcaactaatcgtaataatcatgtgactattttactggatgcGCGAGAAgcgtgtttcgtcaattaattaccggaaactagtcgaattttcatccgggctatatgcaagccaagatataaacgtgaaaacagaaaaaaatgtctcacaattggcattcttccacaaacaaaataaaacattctgactcggaagatactgaacgcatcgaggcattttttaagaaagaatcatcgaaaaccgttataacccagcagcattctgaggtaatcaacatcgaacattgtgaaagtgaaagtagacaatcagCAGCTGCCgatcctttcccttccaatactgtagaaGATCAAGATCagcaacccattcatcatgaaattgaaatcacaaaattgacatcgtccccagaccccagtacagaaatatagttgaaaacagttcccattattagatctacacctgcaactttattaaggactttgactttaatacgtgttaaatgtgcttaagaacaaaaaggacagagacaagcctcttttgatgagttatagacattgaaatgaacagtttttattttttcccctaatatgtctctttcgcactctttttcccctttcacccagcgtccagcgtcttcccctttctctaaaaaaaacccctgaaccTTCATGTGTGGACTGGTGTGTTTCGTCAGTTCAAAGCTAATTCAAGAGAGAatggtaacacccgaaatgacctgtgatgtttggcaAGTGGAGTTATTGTTtgtcgcagtacacaggtgttaaagtgatgtacaattaaagcaaacaatctggtaaaaactggattatgaatgtcggattaaacagaaaattaaagagggtggaaaaagggtaaaatactagcTTGAAACTGATTTGATCTCGGcaaattctcagataaaaacatgttatttatggATTATGCTCGTCACTTTTTTTTGAGCCGTAACCATAGCCTATTTGTGATAAATAGGACAAAGcaatataacggaccgtgatatattggagtgaATTTTCAGCTAGAAATCAgcattttttttggtcattttctttgggggaaaaaataagtttttcaggggggaaaatatacttttcagacgGGGACATTtttttcggcggcagatttgatagattgagggccctgaatattgaacatagcaatgtgtatctcatggagctgcacattttgagtggtgaaggggtcaatttcaaggtcatccttcaaggtcaaagatatggggacatagtgtttcacaaacacatcgcttgtttttaatgcaattaataaCACACTTCTAATAACACAATGTCTGATTAGATTGTTATCTTGTCTGACATTTGGTAAAAATGTTAGACATGGACACTTGTTTCAATCAAacttttgtaatgtatttttttatccccgccgaaaaattTTTTGCAGGGGATATAATAATTGGACCTGTCCGTCCggccgaaactttgtccggagcataactccaaatctattcaatggatttactttaaactaagaatataaacagatgacaactaggagaagtgcagtgaccaagaaccattactctatctaccttagtttttgaattatctccccttttatataattttaaagtaaattttgttcgaagcataactctaaatatactaaagggatttacttgaaacttgaaatat carries:
- the LOC127868393 gene encoding uncharacterized protein LOC127868393 isoform X1 — its product is MTSTRGDDVLRLSDSSDTEFSGFDIVDTPYVAQTIDVCTDDVCTEKRHKSPVKGKKIVKSSKKSKPESKKKPKPDSQKPSCSKSKKQTMDLNNLSSEDLLVLKQKLGLVAEQSDRRPFYDRPNIQVSIDRDDISDNEHISDNEHISDNEHGSSVARKICNELFSNSDSDEEWSPPKTKAMEKGQHIADSLANMINLACSTPCDIEGIVSKYKIPGNLDKACPPIVNAEVWRIMDRKGHASDKGLQDVQAILTAAMVPIIKLAETVKKSNVKVQCKEYIADALTLMGQVQYNISVKRRYGIRPHLNKKYASLCNVSMPITTKLFGDDVTKDLKACDSMFNIGSGKPWWKSKTLRPTHRPYRGSSNYSNYGGAGVGRFQPYPQRGGRPFRRGLSGGSFRGRGGYGQSPSGK
- the LOC127868393 gene encoding uncharacterized protein LOC127868393 isoform X2, which encodes MTSKTSRHPDITTQWTSSPVVKETRLGRGSCIGEALRCRGLSSETTTIILAAWRRGTLKQYDSAWRKWMSWCMCRETSPFNSSEVTVLQYLEHLRSINKSYSVLNTHKSMLMQTLPFFGNKWCKDCFLIQKFMKGVFHSRPPVPRYQFVWDVTLVLNFLKSLNPLCNLSLKMLTFKVVALLALGNAPRAQTLISMDLSCMKKEGAVLICVLPNLLKTTKLGRPYVMKIEHFKDEKLCILHSLLFYIRVTKPLRKSSKLFISYVTYKAVTSSTIARWLKSVLDLSGINTDYFKAHSFRSASTSAAYAKGCRLKDILSTADWTSDKNFKKFYLRESVDSKSFVNSVFSK